In a single window of the Hydrogenobaculum sp. 3684 genome:
- the flgG gene encoding flagellar basal-body rod protein FlgG, giving the protein MFRAMWTSAAGMTAQQQNLDVISNNMANVNTVGYKQLQPVFDDLIYQTVKDPGMETSQNSQNPIGYQLGLGAYIDGTYGIFTQGNVQQTGNPLDVAIQGNGFFQVAMPDGTIAYTRNGQLQLDANGDLVTADGYLIQPQITIPPNATSVNIGPDGTVAVTIPGQQGVQVVGQLQLANFVNPAGLKRIGNNLFEQTQASGNPIVSNPGTQGLGTLLSGYVEASNVNIVNEMVNLIIAERAYQFNAKGITAADTMLSTAANLYTG; this is encoded by the coding sequence ATGTTTAGGGCTATGTGGACATCGGCGGCTGGTATGACAGCTCAACAACAAAACCTTGATGTCATATCAAACAACATGGCAAATGTAAATACGGTAGGCTATAAACAACTTCAGCCTGTATTTGACGATCTTATATACCAAACTGTAAAAGATCCTGGCATGGAAACATCCCAAAACTCACAAAACCCAATAGGATACCAGCTTGGGCTTGGTGCTTATATAGATGGTACCTACGGTATATTTACCCAAGGAAACGTCCAGCAAACTGGTAATCCTCTTGATGTGGCTATACAAGGAAACGGGTTTTTCCAAGTGGCTATGCCAGATGGTACTATAGCCTATACAAGAAATGGACAACTTCAATTAGACGCCAATGGAGATTTAGTAACGGCAGATGGATACCTTATTCAGCCTCAAATCACGATACCACCAAACGCAACCTCTGTAAACATAGGCCCAGATGGCACGGTGGCTGTTACAATACCAGGACAGCAAGGGGTCCAAGTGGTGGGCCAGCTTCAACTGGCAAACTTTGTAAATCCAGCTGGTTTAAAGCGTATAGGCAACAACCTGTTTGAACAAACCCAAGCTTCTGGAAATCCAATAGTATCAAACCCTGGTACTCAAGGACTTGGTACGCTTTTATCTGGATATGTAGAAGCTTCAAACGTAAATATAGTAAACGAAATGGTAAACCTTATAATAGCAGAAAGAGCTTACCAATTTAACGCAAAAGGGATTACAGCAGCAGACACTATGCTTTCTACTGCAGCAAACCTATACACGGGTTAA
- the flgA gene encoding flagellar basal body P-ring formation chaperone FlgA, translating to MKKTFYSVFVFLLLLSFCGFSKEIIFSQKYVEELVKSQIKREYHDNVKVDSVNCFVYKPFKVDSKDISVDLRVPPLSPDAYATININSNHILQRTYNAIAYIEWRVPVVVAKKLITRGQIITKNDIKSTVKYIRFVPQNLVVSKHQVIGATALQNIGIGEPIRTSMISMVPIIRYGDIVRVIYDNGYIRITTKAKAMQNGYLGKFVRLQPLDNPKTFIVGKVVDKDTVLISPNSY from the coding sequence ATGAAAAAAACCTTTTATAGTGTTTTTGTTTTTTTGCTTTTATTATCGTTTTGTGGCTTTTCAAAAGAGATAATTTTTAGTCAAAAATATGTAGAAGAACTTGTTAAAAGCCAAATAAAAAGAGAGTACCATGATAACGTAAAAGTAGATTCGGTAAACTGCTTTGTATACAAACCTTTCAAAGTGGATTCAAAAGATATATCGGTAGATTTAAGAGTGCCTCCTCTTAGCCCTGACGCCTACGCTACAATAAATATAAACTCAAACCACATACTTCAAAGAACCTACAACGCCATAGCCTATATAGAATGGAGAGTGCCTGTTGTAGTGGCAAAAAAACTCATCACCAGAGGACAAATTATTACAAAAAATGATATTAAAAGCACCGTAAAATACATTAGGTTTGTACCTCAAAACTTGGTCGTATCGAAGCATCAAGTGATAGGGGCTACAGCTTTGCAAAATATAGGCATAGGAGAGCCCATAAGAACATCTATGATAAGCATGGTACCTATTATACGCTACGGAGATATAGTAAGAGTGATATACGACAACGGCTATATAAGGATTACCACAAAGGCAAAGGCAATGCAAAACGGATATCTTGGCAAATTTGTAAGGCTGCAGCCTTTAGACAACCCAAAAACTTTTATCGTTGGCAAAGTTGTAGACAAAGATACTGTTCTTATAAGCCCAAATTCATATTAA